In Spirosoma aureum, a single genomic region encodes these proteins:
- a CDS encoding DUF5050 domain-containing protein produces MNIRKALLIFLILGSFSGIVYAQKSSMVIAPTGNAEGLIRETVDAGQEFYPRISPDGKLLLYNSLEKTTYFTLSETGNLMAKTDKKLRIIKKEIGSPVTNPLVTDAAYPTWMPNNSGILFSYVKPVRAVIVRSSLAGVGLNYVSQGEMGEDDAEPVITRDMSKIYFTTIMGRSRMICSMDAKGGNFTVLTEGGHLALNPNDNTKIIYNARVGKVVQVFTMDLKTGQKAQLTNGDYNNKDGAFSTDGKYIAFVSNRENPKKRNHHLYVMKVEGTDLIQLTQGDTDEGDPCFGPDGTVYFYSNADKNYNIWKVKPRYTR; encoded by the coding sequence ATGAACATCCGAAAGGCACTATTGATTTTCCTGATTCTGGGCTCATTCTCTGGAATCGTATACGCGCAAAAATCGTCGATGGTAATAGCACCAACGGGTAATGCGGAAGGGCTCATCCGGGAAACCGTTGATGCCGGGCAGGAATTTTATCCGCGCATTAGCCCTGATGGAAAACTGCTGCTGTATAATAGCCTGGAAAAGACCACCTATTTCACACTCTCGGAGACCGGCAATCTGATGGCCAAGACGGATAAAAAACTCCGGATTATCAAGAAGGAAATTGGCTCCCCGGTTACGAACCCACTGGTTACCGATGCGGCTTATCCGACCTGGATGCCAAACAATTCCGGTATTCTTTTCTCTTACGTCAAACCGGTGCGTGCGGTCATTGTTCGTTCCAGCCTGGCCGGTGTTGGCCTGAACTATGTGTCGCAGGGCGAAATGGGAGAAGATGATGCTGAGCCTGTTATCACGCGGGACATGAGCAAAATTTACTTCACAACGATTATGGGACGAAGCCGGATGATCTGCTCAATGGATGCGAAAGGCGGCAATTTCACGGTCTTAACCGAAGGTGGACACCTGGCGCTTAATCCGAATGATAATACAAAAATTATTTACAACGCCCGAGTTGGCAAAGTTGTGCAGGTGTTTACGATGGACCTTAAAACAGGCCAGAAAGCCCAGCTCACCAATGGCGACTACAATAACAAGGATGGCGCTTTCTCGACGGATGGGAAATACATCGCTTTCGTCAGTAACCGCGAAAATCCAAAAAAGAGAAATCACCACCTCTATGTCATGAAAGTGGAAGGTACCGATCTGATTCAGCTTACGCAGGGCGATACGGATGAGGGCGACCCCTGCTTTGGGCCGGATGGCACCGTGTATTTCTATTCCAATGCGGATAAAAATTATAATATCTGGAAAGTGAAACCCCGCTATACGCGTTAA
- a CDS encoding tetratricopeptide repeat protein produces MKRPTDKQQEHEWIERYLSGQMTSDERAEVEAERQTDPDFDNEVILLKRTHELMKEAFLEQRAVATLKQLQQQSRQRTQRIRLVRRSLSGVVSAGFMLILYLSVVPVVFPDSENDINVTRSLADDSSTVAVVQKRAFNQFFDGQAHLTEGQYALAVKNFEQVLRSSDIRPYFREAAQWHLAVAYLKSGEPDKAERVYAQFTQCIDCEYPIKTVDRWKIWWQIKWAQWLS; encoded by the coding sequence ATGAAAAGACCAACTGATAAACAACAGGAGCACGAGTGGATAGAGCGTTATCTGAGCGGTCAGATGACCAGCGACGAAAGGGCTGAGGTTGAGGCCGAAAGGCAAACCGACCCCGACTTCGATAATGAAGTAATTCTCCTTAAACGCACACACGAACTAATGAAGGAAGCTTTTCTGGAACAGCGGGCCGTGGCCACGCTGAAACAACTTCAACAGCAAAGCCGCCAGCGAACGCAGCGCATTCGGTTAGTCCGCCGTTCGCTGTCGGGGGTTGTCAGTGCGGGCTTCATGCTAATTCTATACCTGTCGGTTGTGCCGGTGGTCTTTCCCGACTCCGAAAACGACATCAACGTAACCCGCAGCCTGGCCGACGATAGTAGCACCGTCGCCGTGGTTCAGAAACGGGCCTTCAATCAGTTTTTTGACGGACAGGCTCACCTGACCGAAGGCCAGTATGCGCTGGCTGTGAAAAACTTCGAACAGGTGCTGAGATCATCGGATATTCGGCCCTATTTCCGCGAAGCAGCCCAATGGCATCTGGCCGTCGCCTATCTGAAAAGCGGTGAACCTGATAAGGCAGAGCGCGTATATGCCCAATTTACGCAGTGTATCGATTGTGAGTATCCGATCAAAACGGTTGACCGCTGGAAAATCTGGTGGCAAATCAAATGGGCACAGTGGCTCAGCTAA
- a CDS encoding CsgG/HfaB family protein: MVKLIRNGWLVLPLLMLLTSPLAAQKTPEITLEKVAEKCKGLARDKRVVVKVARFNVSTKSAQANSTFGDELATMLTSAIQQTNCFRVMEMNRNVGDATGEMAFGQDGFTDGSGPQAGKMVGAQLVVTGEVTDFTEGNKSTQVGGFNFGGNTATLGFTLKLLNPQTGELLFSRDINMKGNSSGFRGMKLGGANGLAIGGSTENRAVQDAVQKAIIKAVEVMSDAKDQIEMPEPMKPKEIKRYTAQNCQMLRNGSPKVIILVTEATTAGTARDNTTTDLNRREREIALREREANVGLASEVVKGIFGGRNRDAKKEEPASRQTASSAVFKPVVIEQSATETELIRQFVEAGFRVVDPKIYGKMRQVADSSADLAAMASLGLKMGANIIVTGQTISERTNSQGGMVSCRARLEIRAIATEDGSILATNAVAGGGIDVSEAIANKIAIRNASENMTQYLLERLCSMNVQFASAGGGGKSTASPAAIASVPAAAVTDIDIANTSYAKLTAVAEFLKKNSKVKAVQKNLKGSDGVLHIEHLGTTDELVDQLSKNPAIKFDVVSLETGKASLKMN; the protein is encoded by the coding sequence ATGGTAAAACTAATACGCAATGGTTGGCTGGTACTCCCGCTTCTGATGCTGCTGACCAGCCCTTTAGCCGCTCAGAAAACACCTGAGATTACGCTCGAAAAAGTCGCTGAAAAATGCAAAGGACTTGCCCGCGACAAACGGGTGGTGGTGAAAGTGGCCCGCTTTAATGTATCGACCAAATCGGCCCAGGCTAATTCAACATTTGGCGATGAGTTAGCCACGATGCTGACCTCGGCTATTCAGCAGACCAACTGCTTCCGAGTTATGGAAATGAACCGCAATGTGGGTGATGCTACGGGTGAAATGGCTTTTGGTCAGGACGGTTTTACGGATGGCTCTGGTCCACAGGCTGGTAAAATGGTTGGAGCACAGCTAGTTGTGACAGGCGAAGTGACTGACTTTACCGAAGGGAATAAATCGACACAGGTTGGCGGCTTCAATTTTGGCGGCAATACGGCAACGCTAGGATTTACGCTGAAGCTGCTCAATCCACAAACAGGCGAACTGCTTTTCAGTCGCGACATCAACATGAAAGGTAATTCGTCGGGTTTTCGGGGTATGAAACTCGGTGGAGCGAATGGCCTGGCAATTGGGGGCTCTACCGAGAACCGTGCTGTGCAGGATGCTGTCCAGAAGGCCATTATCAAGGCTGTTGAGGTCATGTCGGATGCCAAAGATCAGATTGAAATGCCTGAGCCGATGAAACCGAAGGAAATCAAACGGTACACGGCCCAAAACTGTCAGATGCTCCGAAATGGCTCACCTAAAGTGATTATTCTGGTAACAGAAGCGACGACTGCCGGTACCGCCCGCGACAATACGACGACGGATCTGAATCGGCGTGAGCGCGAAATAGCACTCCGGGAACGGGAAGCGAATGTAGGCCTGGCGAGTGAGGTGGTTAAGGGAATATTTGGTGGCCGCAATCGGGACGCGAAAAAAGAAGAACCAGCCAGTCGGCAGACAGCCTCGTCGGCGGTGTTTAAACCCGTCGTGATCGAGCAATCGGCTACCGAGACAGAGTTAATTCGCCAGTTTGTCGAAGCGGGTTTCCGCGTCGTTGATCCCAAAATCTACGGAAAGATGCGACAGGTCGCTGACTCGTCAGCTGATCTGGCAGCTATGGCATCGCTCGGTCTGAAAATGGGTGCTAACATCATCGTTACAGGGCAAACGATTTCAGAACGTACCAACTCGCAGGGAGGAATGGTTTCTTGCCGGGCCCGGCTCGAAATTCGGGCCATCGCTACTGAAGACGGGTCGATTCTGGCGACGAATGCTGTGGCAGGTGGTGGTATTGATGTGTCTGAAGCGATTGCCAATAAAATTGCGATTCGGAATGCATCCGAGAACATGACACAGTATCTGCTCGAACGGTTGTGTTCCATGAACGTGCAGTTTGCAAGCGCTGGCGGTGGTGGTAAATCTACGGCAAGCCCGGCTGCCATTGCTTCCGTACCAGCAGCGGCTGTGACCGATATCGATATTGCCAATACCAGTTACGCGAAACTTACCGCGGTGGCCGAGTTCCTGAAGAAAAACTCCAAAGTAAAAGCTGTCCAGAAAAACCTGAAAGGCAGCGATGGTGTGCTTCATATTGAACACCTGGGCACAACCGATGAGCTGGTTGATCAACTCAGCAAAAATCCGGCAATCAAATTTGATGTCGTGAGCCTGGAAACGGGCAAGGCCAGCCTGAAAATGAATTGA
- a CDS encoding RNA polymerase sigma factor has product MQRTFTDQQIFDGLLTKNAPVVEAIVCFLYDQCQRSVTRMVTRNKGSDADAEDLFQEVIVVFLQNTWDGKFQLRQNTRVTTYIYEIAHLMWLKELRRRAAQNKRNDRYGQQQSDEQPDAPSPEQELMSDEEVRSARAIFGRLGDMCQELLKAFYFDKKSMKQIAEEFGLGTEDNAKTKKYRCVLALRKLMTS; this is encoded by the coding sequence ATGCAGAGAACCTTTACAGACCAGCAGATTTTTGACGGTTTACTCACGAAGAATGCCCCCGTAGTGGAAGCCATCGTATGCTTCCTCTATGATCAGTGTCAGCGAAGCGTGACGCGGATGGTAACCCGCAACAAAGGCTCTGATGCCGATGCCGAGGATTTGTTTCAGGAGGTAATCGTGGTATTTCTGCAAAACACCTGGGATGGTAAATTCCAGCTCCGTCAGAACACCCGCGTGACGACCTACATTTACGAAATCGCGCATCTGATGTGGCTGAAAGAGCTGCGCAGGCGGGCCGCCCAGAACAAACGCAACGACCGCTACGGCCAGCAGCAGAGTGATGAGCAACCGGATGCGCCCAGTCCCGAGCAGGAGCTTATGAGCGATGAGGAAGTGAGATCGGCACGGGCCATCTTCGGGCGGCTGGGCGACATGTGCCAGGAGCTATTGAAGGCATTTTACTTCGATAAGAAGTCGATGAAACAGATAGCCGAAGAGTTTGGATTGGGAACGGAAGACAACGCCAAAACCAAAAAGTACCGATGCGTGCTTGCGCTGAGGAAACTAATGACATCATGA
- a CDS encoding porin family protein — protein sequence MKKILLLTTSLICFHLSTYAQLRFGLTGGLQTSKLQVSASGLSVNTSGLFGVHVGGVAEYTVNDNFFIRPELLFSFKGGTLSDGFDKYRTSLTYLEVPIQAVYKYEVGNGKLVGGIGPYLGFLLGGMDDDERIEVGTDVKALDAGLRLLGGYELTEKNLMLNLFYNVGLANINPSSRGKLKNSTFGLSVTYFLGER from the coding sequence ATGAAAAAAATACTGCTTCTAACCACATCGCTGATCTGCTTTCACCTGTCGACTTATGCTCAGCTTCGTTTTGGGCTGACCGGCGGCCTGCAAACATCTAAGTTACAGGTAAGTGCATCCGGCCTCAGCGTCAATACCAGTGGTTTATTTGGTGTTCACGTGGGTGGTGTTGCCGAATATACCGTTAACGACAACTTCTTCATTCGGCCAGAGTTACTGTTCAGTTTTAAAGGAGGAACCCTAAGTGATGGTTTTGACAAATACAGAACGAGCCTGACTTATCTCGAAGTACCCATTCAGGCCGTCTATAAATACGAGGTAGGTAATGGCAAGCTGGTTGGCGGTATTGGACCTTACTTAGGCTTTTTACTGGGTGGCATGGATGATGATGAACGGATTGAAGTGGGTACGGACGTGAAAGCACTCGATGCCGGACTGCGTCTGTTGGGCGGTTATGAACTGACCGAAAAGAATCTGATGCTTAACCTGTTCTATAATGTGGGCTTAGCCAATATCAACCCCAGCTCTAGGGGAAAGCTTAAAAACAGCACGTTTGGCCTATCAGTCACGTACTTTCTGGGCGAACGATAG